From the Nonlabens marinus S1-08 genome, one window contains:
- a CDS encoding mechanosensitive ion channel family protein, with protein MEEFKIENVLELLLEYGIPVLKAIVLYIIGAWLISRAIKITGKIMTKREYEMTLQKFLLNIIRWVLWILLIVAIVGTLGIETSGFAAALAAMGLAIGLALQGSLSNFAGGVLLLLFKPFKVGDTVEAQGISGTIQEIDILQTKVLMFNRKTAIIPNGPLLNGNIINFDSSGILRVETEIGVSYDADIPKTIEALRKLATDHPLTLEDPAPIVEVVTNADSSINILVRPYTLTEDHWTVYFYLQKNFKPTLDAIGVEIPYPHHVEIRKQS; from the coding sequence ATGGAAGAGTTTAAAATCGAGAATGTTCTAGAATTATTGTTGGAATATGGTATTCCCGTTCTAAAAGCTATTGTCTTATATATTATAGGTGCCTGGTTGATCAGTAGAGCTATAAAAATCACTGGTAAAATCATGACCAAGCGGGAATATGAGATGACGCTTCAAAAGTTTCTACTCAATATTATTCGATGGGTACTTTGGATATTATTGATTGTTGCTATTGTTGGGACTCTAGGTATAGAAACCAGTGGTTTTGCCGCAGCCTTAGCAGCAATGGGTCTAGCTATTGGTCTTGCTTTACAAGGATCTCTATCTAATTTTGCCGGTGGCGTTCTCTTATTACTCTTCAAACCTTTCAAGGTAGGTGATACGGTAGAAGCTCAAGGTATCTCTGGGACTATTCAAGAAATTGACATTTTACAAACTAAAGTGTTGATGTTTAACCGTAAAACAGCGATCATACCTAATGGTCCATTACTTAATGGTAACATTATCAACTTCGATTCTTCTGGTATCCTGCGCGTGGAAACTGAAATAGGTGTAAGCTATGATGCAGATATTCCAAAAACCATTGAAGCTCTCAGGAAATTAGCGACAGATCATCCTCTAACCTTAGAAGATCCAGCACCCATCGTGGAGGTTGTCACTAATGCAGATAGTAGTATTAATATTTTAGTAAGACCGTATACGTTGACTGAAGATCACTGGACAGTTTATTTCTATCTACAGAAAAATTTCAAACCAACTCTCGATGCTATAGGAGTGGAAATTCCTTATCCGCATCATGTGGAGATTCGCAAGCAGAGCTAG
- the crcB gene encoding fluoride efflux transporter CrcB, which yields MWKPLLFVFLGGGLGSALRFAVSLWMNTGQIKWIPTLAVNVLGCLLLGSVLALNDKSQLQESIFLLLAVGFCGGLTTFSTFSAELYFLLKQAAYLQAVTYFMLSSLLGITAVLISYQMVKSIS from the coding sequence ATGTGGAAACCCTTGCTGTTCGTTTTTTTAGGTGGTGGTCTGGGCAGCGCTCTGCGCTTTGCAGTATCCCTATGGATGAATACAGGTCAAATTAAGTGGATACCAACACTTGCTGTAAATGTCTTGGGGTGTCTTCTTCTAGGAAGTGTGCTAGCCTTAAATGATAAAAGCCAGCTACAAGAATCCATTTTCCTGTTACTGGCTGTTGGTTTTTGTGGTGGTTTGACCACATTCAGTACCTTTTCGGCAGAACTATATTTTTTGCTAAAACAAGCCGCCTACCTTCAGGCAGTAACCTATTTTATGTTAAGTAGTTTATTAGGCATTACTGCCGTGCTTATCTCTTATCAAATGGTAAAGTCCATTTCATAG
- a CDS encoding DUF805 domain-containing protein codes for MFFARFRESVIPIKHLKTKNVMQEPVGNRNKPIDYPQDNTVKADGMMDYVKTCFNKYADFSGRARRSEYWYFQLFNVLAVMVIYVPIIAFGVADSNLVFGPAILLVLYLLATIIPSLAVAVRRLHDTGRSGWFYLINFIPLVGGIIMIIFFVEDSKPGTNQWGPNPKGIGNEDFDEDAFR; via the coding sequence ATGTTTTTTGCCCGCTTTCGCGAAAGCGTAATACCCATCAAACATTTAAAGACTAAAAATGTTATGCAAGAGCCAGTAGGGAACCGCAACAAGCCTATAGATTATCCTCAAGACAATACTGTCAAAGCCGACGGAATGATGGATTATGTCAAAACCTGTTTTAACAAATACGCTGATTTTAGTGGTCGTGCTCGCAGGTCTGAATATTGGTATTTCCAATTATTCAATGTTCTAGCCGTGATGGTTATCTATGTTCCTATTATTGCCTTTGGAGTAGCAGATAGTAATCTAGTATTTGGACCAGCAATCTTACTAGTGTTGTATCTACTGGCAACTATAATTCCTAGCCTAGCGGTTGCTGTTCGTAGGTTACACGATACAGGACGCAGTGGATGGTTTTATTTGATCAATTTTATTCCTTTAGTAGGTGGTATCATCATGATTATATTTTTTGTAGAGGATAGCAAACCTGGTACTAATCAATGGGGTCCTAATCCTAAAGGAATTGGGAATGAAGATTTTGATGAGGATGCTTTTAGGTAG
- a CDS encoding M28 family peptidase, which yields MRIAILLFLAAGIAAAQVPSQNQQDIYNIIDDVSADRIEYDVRKLAGFGTRNTFSDTISDTRGIGAARRWIKAEFDKISADCGGCLEVFYQKDYVTKDMGSRIPKDTWVVNVIAIQRGTTNPNDFVMMSGDIDSRNSDGSDFTKDAPGANDNASGMAGTIEAARVLTKRTFKNSIVYVGLSGEEQGLFGGKGLGEYAKKNNWNVIGFLNNDMIGNIEGVDGVIDNREFRIFSEPTDPTETERERGARRFYGGEVDGISRQLARYIHKSVNHYMPEMDPMMVYRLDRFGRGGHHRPFNDLGYPGIRIMEAHENYTQQHQDIRVEDGIAYGDVVEHVNFPYAKKLTAVNAINLAQLAWAPTRPQNVKIGGIVEADVKLAWDAVKGAKGYRIYWRDTTSPTWDYSRYVGDVTEFTLDGIVIDNYFFGVAAVGEDGIESIVSFPSGTMR from the coding sequence ATGCGCATAGCTATCTTATTATTCCTTGCAGCTGGAATTGCCGCTGCTCAAGTACCTTCACAAAACCAACAGGACATTTACAACATCATCGACGATGTAAGTGCAGATCGCATTGAGTACGATGTACGAAAATTGGCTGGGTTTGGGACAAGAAACACCTTCTCTGATACCATAAGCGATACCCGTGGTATAGGCGCGGCTCGCCGCTGGATCAAAGCAGAATTTGATAAAATTAGTGCTGACTGTGGTGGTTGCCTAGAGGTATTCTATCAAAAAGACTACGTAACTAAAGATATGGGTAGCCGTATTCCTAAAGATACGTGGGTGGTCAATGTGATCGCTATTCAACGCGGTACTACAAATCCCAACGATTTTGTCATGATGAGTGGGGACATTGACTCGCGTAATAGCGATGGGTCTGACTTTACTAAGGACGCACCTGGAGCTAACGATAATGCGAGCGGTATGGCAGGAACCATAGAAGCTGCAAGAGTATTGACAAAGCGTACTTTTAAAAACTCTATTGTATATGTAGGGCTGAGTGGTGAGGAACAAGGATTGTTTGGAGGTAAAGGACTGGGAGAATATGCTAAAAAGAACAATTGGAACGTCATCGGTTTTTTGAACAATGACATGATAGGAAATATTGAAGGTGTGGACGGCGTGATCGACAATCGCGAGTTCCGCATTTTCTCTGAACCTACTGACCCGACTGAAACAGAAAGAGAACGAGGTGCCCGCCGTTTTTATGGTGGCGAGGTAGATGGAATTTCCCGACAACTAGCACGGTACATTCATAAAAGCGTCAACCACTACATGCCAGAAATGGACCCTATGATGGTATATCGACTGGACCGCTTTGGTCGTGGTGGTCATCACAGACCTTTTAATGATTTAGGGTATCCAGGAATTCGTATTATGGAAGCACATGAAAATTATACTCAACAACACCAGGACATACGAGTGGAAGATGGTATCGCTTACGGCGATGTAGTAGAACACGTGAATTTCCCTTATGCTAAAAAGCTGACTGCTGTAAATGCGATCAACCTAGCACAACTCGCTTGGGCTCCTACGCGACCACAAAATGTAAAAATTGGCGGTATTGTGGAAGCAGATGTGAAATTAGCCTGGGATGCAGTTAAAGGTGCAAAGGGTTACCGTATTTACTGGCGTGACACTACCAGTCCTACTTGGGATTATTCTCGATATGTAGGTGATGTTACTGAATTCACTCTGGACGGCATTGTAATCGACAATTATTTCTTTGGAGTAGCAGCCGTTGGCGAGGATGGTATTGAAAGTATCGTCTCATTCCCCAGCGGGACCATGAGATAA
- a CDS encoding SRPBCC family protein: MKALKYTFILLLVAVVAGAVYFSLQDGHYKVERSATIDAPPSLVYKQLEDFDQWANWNAYHMQNDVDVQLGEQTNGVDTSFIFTDEDGEGKMTITRLDPNKLISLNMVYEHGLGTSRAQVDYILTQVENGTLVTMKVEGDKDLVDKAISTIMGTDMDAEIGALYEASLTNLNRYLQDEMKKYTVNVDGLIDYSGGYYLYMSSSSSLENLPQLQSQMLRSIHSFMADNNIDSYGADMVIYEKFDELGENVIFSAAVPVRERVLTAANSRVLVGLMDPQRAIKVTLKGDYSNLDEAWKKGIEYIQVNGLQRSEQPVFEVYKTDPYKIDNPANYITEIYLPVL; encoded by the coding sequence ATGAAAGCTTTAAAGTACACCTTCATTTTATTATTGGTCGCCGTTGTAGCAGGCGCTGTTTATTTTTCACTACAAGATGGTCATTATAAGGTAGAGCGATCTGCCACTATCGATGCACCGCCAAGTCTTGTGTATAAGCAATTAGAAGACTTTGATCAATGGGCCAATTGGAACGCCTACCACATGCAAAATGATGTGGACGTACAATTAGGGGAGCAAACGAATGGTGTAGATACTTCCTTCATATTTACTGACGAGGACGGCGAAGGTAAAATGACAATCACCCGCTTGGATCCTAATAAATTAATAAGCCTTAATATGGTGTATGAGCATGGCTTAGGAACTTCTAGAGCGCAGGTGGATTACATTCTTACCCAAGTTGAAAATGGGACATTAGTTACCATGAAGGTAGAAGGAGATAAGGATCTTGTGGATAAAGCCATCAGCACTATTATGGGTACCGACATGGATGCAGAAATTGGAGCACTTTATGAAGCCAGCTTGACAAACCTCAATCGCTACTTACAGGACGAAATGAAAAAATACACGGTCAACGTGGACGGTTTAATTGATTATAGCGGTGGTTATTATCTGTACATGTCTTCAAGTTCCAGTCTTGAGAATTTACCACAATTACAATCACAAATGTTGAGAAGCATACATAGTTTTATGGCAGATAACAATATAGACAGTTATGGTGCCGATATGGTGATCTATGAAAAATTTGATGAGTTGGGTGAAAATGTGATTTTCTCTGCTGCTGTCCCTGTGAGAGAGCGCGTTCTTACGGCTGCAAATTCTAGAGTCTTGGTAGGGCTTATGGATCCACAACGTGCAATAAAAGTGACATTAAAAGGAGACTATTCTAACCTCGACGAGGCTTGGAAAAAAGGAATAGAATACATTCAAGTGAATGGATTGCAGCGATCAGAGCAACCGGTATTTGAAGTTTACAAAACGGATCCTTACAAAATTGACAATCCCGCAAATTATATAACTGAGATCTACTTACCTGTTTTATAA
- a CDS encoding endonuclease/exonuclease/phosphatase family protein — translation MNWRVTFQVIGIIAAILSLFPLVAADYWWIRVFDFPHLLLTGFTLIAIILYFFTFKPKWVNDYLYITILLGCFAFQISKIIEFTPFYSLQVADSSENISNDNRLNVYGANVLQKNEEGAELYKEIQEMQPDIILFTETNNRWSTEINSAIGADYPYKVEEPLDNTYGMLVYSKLPLRNTSIEYMVDPEIPSIHTQVQMRNGEWLQYYAIHPTPPMPQHNPKSTDRDTELMKTAIMSYQSELPVIVMGDFNDVTWSDGTQLTMRIGKLLDYRVGRGFYNSFSAKNPVMRWPLDHILVSSDFRHEKSGTGVGFGSDHFPAYVTLTYEPELASEQAAVEPTEENWKQARDQMNTKGLESFMEIPAGLKNLISN, via the coding sequence ATGAACTGGCGTGTAACGTTTCAAGTAATTGGCATCATTGCCGCTATTTTATCTTTGTTTCCTTTGGTAGCTGCAGACTACTGGTGGATTCGAGTTTTTGATTTTCCACATTTACTATTGACGGGATTTACGCTTATAGCGATCATCCTGTACTTTTTTACTTTTAAGCCTAAATGGGTGAATGACTATTTGTACATCACTATACTTTTAGGTTGTTTTGCTTTCCAAATTTCAAAGATTATTGAGTTTACTCCATTCTACTCTTTGCAAGTAGCAGATAGTTCTGAAAATATTTCTAATGATAACAGACTGAACGTGTATGGAGCAAACGTGCTGCAAAAAAATGAAGAAGGTGCAGAGCTTTATAAAGAAATACAAGAGATGCAACCTGACATCATACTGTTTACAGAAACTAACAACCGTTGGAGTACAGAGATTAACAGTGCAATAGGCGCAGATTATCCTTATAAAGTAGAAGAGCCTTTAGACAACACCTATGGAATGCTGGTGTACTCAAAGTTACCCTTAAGAAACACGTCTATTGAATACATGGTAGATCCAGAAATCCCATCGATTCACACTCAGGTTCAAATGCGTAATGGCGAATGGTTACAGTATTATGCGATCCACCCAACACCGCCTATGCCTCAACATAACCCTAAAAGTACAGACCGCGATACTGAGTTGATGAAAACAGCTATTATGAGTTATCAGTCGGAATTGCCAGTTATTGTCATGGGAGATTTCAATGATGTCACCTGGTCTGATGGAACTCAATTAACCATGAGAATCGGAAAATTATTAGACTATAGAGTAGGGCGTGGATTCTACAATTCCTTCAGCGCTAAAAACCCTGTCATGAGATGGCCTCTAGATCATATTTTAGTGTCTTCAGACTTTAGACATGAAAAATCTGGGACAGGTGTTGGGTTTGGAAGCGATCACTTTCCGGCATACGTTACACTTACTTATGAACCAGAGCTAGCCAGCGAGCAAGCTGCCGTAGAGCCTACTGAGGAAAACTGGAAACAAGCAAGAGATCAAATGAATACTAAGGGACTGGAAAGCTTTATGGAGATTCCTGCGGGACTTAAAAATTTGATTTCTAATTAA
- a CDS encoding acyl-CoA dehydrogenase family protein: MSNETAEKKMIRGGQFIVTETAAEDVFTPEDFSDEQQMMKESVREFVDKEIVPHKERFEKKDYALTEEVMRKAGEMGFLGIAVPEEYDGLGMGFVSTMLVCDYISGATGSIATAFGAHTGIGTMPITLYGTEEQKKKYVPKLATGEWFGAYCLTEPGAGSDANSGKTKAELTEDGKHYKINGQKMWISNAGFCNVFVVFARMGDDKNITGFIVENDPSNGISMGEEEHKLGIHSSSTRQVFFNDCLVPVENMLAGQGEGFKIAMNALNVGRIKLAAACLDAQRRVISLATQYANDREQFNTPIAKFGAIRKKIADMATNAYVGESASYRAAKGIENRIHARQEAGETFAQSELKGVEEFAIECSILKVAVSEDMQECADEGIQIYGGMGFSADAPMEAAWRDARISRIYEGTNEINRMLAVGMLVKKAMKGHVNLLEPAMAVGQELTSIPSFDTPDYSQLFAEEKEMLAKLKKVFLMVAGSAVQKLGTELEKHQQLLLAASDILIEIYMAESAILRTEKNVNRSSEEAQKEQIAMSKLYLYKASKVIQAKAEEGIAGFAEGDEQRMMLMGLKRFTKYANLPNVIELRNTIADKVTEENKYPF, from the coding sequence TTATCGTAACAGAAACAGCCGCAGAAGATGTGTTCACACCAGAGGATTTCTCTGATGAACAGCAAATGATGAAGGAGTCTGTCCGCGAGTTTGTGGATAAGGAGATCGTCCCACATAAAGAACGTTTTGAGAAAAAGGACTATGCGCTTACTGAAGAAGTGATGCGCAAGGCTGGCGAAATGGGCTTTCTAGGAATTGCCGTACCTGAAGAATATGACGGTCTGGGAATGGGGTTTGTATCCACGATGTTGGTTTGTGACTATATTTCTGGAGCTACTGGTTCTATCGCAACTGCTTTTGGTGCGCATACAGGAATCGGTACCATGCCTATTACTTTGTACGGTACTGAAGAGCAAAAGAAAAAATATGTTCCAAAACTTGCAACTGGTGAATGGTTTGGAGCTTACTGTTTGACAGAGCCAGGCGCAGGATCTGATGCCAACTCTGGAAAAACCAAAGCAGAGCTTACCGAAGATGGAAAACACTACAAGATCAACGGTCAAAAGATGTGGATCTCAAATGCTGGTTTTTGTAATGTATTTGTGGTTTTCGCAAGAATGGGCGATGATAAGAACATTACAGGGTTTATCGTAGAAAATGATCCTAGTAATGGTATTTCTATGGGTGAAGAAGAGCACAAACTAGGTATTCACTCCTCTTCTACACGTCAGGTATTCTTCAATGACTGTCTGGTTCCTGTAGAGAATATGCTAGCTGGTCAAGGTGAAGGATTCAAAATTGCAATGAACGCCTTGAACGTAGGTCGTATCAAGCTTGCTGCTGCCTGTCTGGACGCTCAACGACGCGTGATTTCACTAGCAACTCAATATGCTAACGACCGTGAGCAGTTCAATACGCCTATTGCTAAGTTTGGCGCCATACGCAAGAAGATTGCAGATATGGCAACTAACGCTTATGTAGGTGAAAGTGCGTCTTACCGTGCAGCAAAAGGCATTGAAAATAGAATTCACGCAAGACAAGAGGCTGGAGAAACATTTGCCCAATCAGAACTGAAAGGTGTAGAAGAGTTTGCTATCGAATGTTCTATTCTTAAAGTGGCTGTTTCTGAAGATATGCAGGAATGTGCAGATGAAGGAATCCAAATTTATGGTGGTATGGGCTTCAGCGCTGATGCTCCTATGGAAGCTGCATGGAGAGATGCTCGTATTTCTCGTATTTATGAGGGAACTAACGAGATCAACCGCATGCTAGCCGTTGGAATGTTAGTGAAGAAAGCAATGAAAGGTCATGTGAATTTATTGGAGCCAGCAATGGCTGTAGGTCAAGAATTGACTTCTATTCCTTCCTTTGACACACCAGATTATTCTCAACTTTTTGCTGAGGAAAAAGAGATGCTTGCCAAACTCAAGAAAGTATTCTTGATGGTTGCTGGTAGTGCCGTTCAAAAATTGGGAACTGAATTAGAAAAGCACCAGCAGTTATTGCTTGCCGCTTCTGATATCTTGATTGAGATCTATATGGCAGAAAGTGCAATTCTTAGAACTGAGAAGAATGTGAATCGCTCTAGTGAGGAAGCTCAAAAAGAGCAAATCGCCATGTCTAAGTTGTACTTATATAAAGCCTCTAAAGTCATTCAAGCAAAAGCTGAAGAAGGAATCGCTGGATTTGCTGAAGGTGACGAGCAACGTATGATGTTGATGGGCTTGAAGCGCTTTACCAAATATGCAAACCTACCTAACGTAATCGAATTGAGAAATACGATTGCAGACAAGGTAACTGAAGAAAACAAGTACCCTTTCTAG
- a CDS encoding tetratricopeptide repeat-containing sensor histidine kinase, whose translation MKLIKVLLFLFSVTSLAQVNLLDQVRRKNDVGKYQEGKDILVKIDTTGFNSLNKAKYLYEVALGKINLEGEIVKSYQILLNAKKLLKDQNDNLLFKLNDELIYAQLAFDDSENTANELMAENCAIAEKTKDPEHIIYCNGYLFHQIDNDDPLKFKKQLELLHKNRVIAEKANLKTIHGNEIINIATIHERAKQFDSAMFYYEKSKEYVENKEYVPTKIAYYNNVANTLNNLGRYEEAIDNLNKALQLSKDETVNTTKLNILFNLAQNYDLNKDYEKGLAAYKDYMSYYDSLNRTERFSAVKELETKYQVQERKLENAELTAANERQKLLIISIAGSALVLLLIAGFVYNNQRKKQRIAKQEAELEKQRADNLMKNQELATIDAMIQGQEKERKKLAEDLHDNLGSSLTTIRLYFDNLKNHFKPETSSEIYERTDKLLEDTYATIRGMSHSRHNGVLASKGLIPSLQTLAENITQSGKLKVDIFHHGMDRKLENSLELNLFRMLQELVSNVVKHAGATAASISIIGSENSINIMVEDNGVGFEPSLSKKADGMGLYSIETRVEEMDGVFEIDSNTGHGTTISIEIPTL comes from the coding sequence ATGAAGCTAATCAAAGTACTTTTATTTTTATTTTCTGTCACTAGTCTTGCTCAAGTAAATTTACTAGATCAAGTACGCCGCAAAAATGATGTAGGCAAATATCAAGAAGGAAAAGATATCCTAGTTAAGATTGATACCACTGGCTTCAACAGCCTTAACAAGGCAAAATATCTTTATGAAGTTGCCCTTGGTAAAATTAACCTAGAAGGTGAAATAGTCAAGTCTTATCAGATCTTGTTGAATGCTAAAAAGCTTCTTAAAGATCAAAACGACAACTTATTATTCAAATTGAACGACGAGCTTATTTATGCCCAGCTTGCTTTTGATGACAGCGAGAACACGGCTAATGAGTTAATGGCAGAAAATTGCGCAATCGCAGAAAAAACTAAGGATCCTGAACACATTATTTATTGCAATGGATATTTATTTCATCAAATTGATAATGATGATCCATTAAAGTTTAAAAAGCAATTGGAACTATTACATAAGAATCGCGTGATTGCTGAAAAAGCGAATTTAAAAACGATTCATGGTAATGAAATTATAAATATCGCTACCATTCATGAAAGGGCAAAGCAGTTCGACTCTGCGATGTTTTACTATGAAAAGTCCAAGGAATATGTGGAGAATAAGGAATACGTACCCACAAAAATTGCTTATTACAATAACGTCGCAAATACCTTAAATAACCTCGGCCGTTACGAAGAAGCCATTGACAATTTGAATAAGGCCTTGCAATTATCTAAAGATGAGACTGTAAATACGACAAAACTTAATATCCTTTTTAATCTGGCGCAAAATTATGACTTGAATAAGGACTATGAAAAAGGTTTAGCAGCATATAAAGATTATATGTCCTATTACGACTCACTTAATAGGACTGAACGTTTTAGTGCGGTAAAAGAATTAGAAACAAAATACCAAGTCCAAGAACGTAAACTTGAAAACGCAGAATTAACTGCGGCTAACGAACGACAAAAACTACTGATTATTTCCATTGCAGGAAGTGCGTTAGTTCTTCTGTTGATCGCGGGATTTGTCTACAACAACCAGCGCAAAAAACAACGCATTGCTAAACAAGAGGCAGAACTGGAAAAACAACGTGCCGACAACTTGATGAAAAATCAAGAACTCGCCACGATTGATGCCATGATTCAAGGTCAAGAAAAAGAGCGCAAAAAACTAGCCGAGGATTTACATGATAATTTAGGGAGTTCGTTAACGACCATCAGATTGTATTTTGACAACCTCAAAAATCATTTCAAACCAGAAACCTCATCTGAGATTTATGAGCGTACAGACAAATTGCTAGAAGATACCTATGCTACCATACGCGGTATGTCGCACAGCCGCCATAATGGAGTTTTGGCTAGTAAAGGATTGATCCCATCACTACAAACTCTTGCAGAGAATATTACCCAAAGCGGTAAACTCAAGGTCGATATCTTTCACCATGGGATGGATCGCAAGTTGGAGAATTCACTAGAACTCAATTTGTTCCGCATGCTGCAGGAGTTGGTCAGTAATGTAGTGAAACACGCCGGAGCGACCGCTGCTAGTATCAGCATTATAGGGTCGGAGAATTCCATTAATATTATGGTAGAAGACAACGGAGTAGGCTTTGAGCCTAGTCTTTCAAAAAAAGCAGATGGGATGGGACTTTACAGTATTGAAACCCGTGTGGAAGAAATGGACGGTGTTTTTGAAATAGATTCGAATACTGGCCATGGCACAACCATTTCCATAGAAATACCCACATTATGA
- a CDS encoding response regulator, whose product MIQLIIVEDHASLIDGLQLLFQNDAEINVIGTAPDGVELIKLLEYKKAHVILTDISMPRMNGIELCKKVKEINPLTKVVAFTMFDDQVAVQDMFDAGADGYILKVRPLSVVREAIITVMRGNKYIDPSITVTAKKSKNNPDDNILSPSEQEILKLIAAGHRSSEIAEIRHTAVGTVHKHRKNMIQKLGLEGKGELLRYALQKHPYYS is encoded by the coding sequence ATGATACAATTAATTATTGTTGAAGATCATGCTTCACTAATTGACGGCCTTCAATTACTGTTTCAAAACGATGCTGAGATCAATGTGATAGGAACCGCCCCTGATGGCGTTGAACTGATCAAATTATTAGAGTATAAAAAAGCGCATGTCATACTTACTGACATCAGCATGCCACGAATGAACGGCATCGAATTGTGCAAGAAAGTAAAAGAGATAAATCCGTTAACTAAGGTCGTTGCTTTTACCATGTTTGACGATCAAGTAGCAGTACAAGATATGTTTGATGCTGGTGCTGATGGATACATTTTGAAAGTACGCCCGCTGTCAGTGGTTAGAGAAGCAATTATAACAGTGATGCGAGGGAATAAATATATTGACCCTTCTATAACGGTAACGGCAAAAAAATCAAAAAACAATCCTGACGATAATATTCTTTCTCCTAGCGAACAGGAGATTCTCAAGTTAATTGCTGCGGGCCATCGCTCGTCTGAAATTGCAGAGATTCGGCACACCGCAGTGGGTACTGTCCATAAGCACCGCAAAAATATGATTCAGAAATTAGGTCTTGAAGGCAAAGGTGAATTGCTGCGTTATGCATTGCAAAAACATCCTTATTATAGTTGA